In Candidatus Methanosphaera massiliense, the following are encoded in one genomic region:
- a CDS encoding archease — protein sequence MKKTDFDFEYFDTTADIGIDIKSDNMTHAYINAGLATLNLITDIDKIKPVTIRDVVIESEDEYGLLYDWVTELLILLDSENFIASEYNINIEPAEQGYILKGTISGDIYNTNKYNYKTEVKAITYHKMEIIQENDLYHVRFIVDL from the coding sequence ATGAAAAAAACAGATTTTGATTTTGAATACTTTGACACTACAGCAGATATTGGTATTGATATAAAAAGTGACAACATGACCCATGCATATATAAATGCAGGTTTAGCAACTCTTAATCTTATTACAGATATTGATAAAATAAAACCAGTTACTATTAGAGATGTTGTTATAGAATCTGAGGATGAATATGGATTATTATATGATTGGGTTACAGAATTACTTATTTTATTAGATAGTGAAAACTTCATTGCATCAGAATATAATATTAACATAGAACCTGCAGAACAGGGTTATATCTTAAAAGGCACAATTTCTGGTGACATATATAATACTAATAAATATAATTATAAAACAGAAGTTAAGGCTATAACATATCATAAAATGGAAATTATTCAA